One Cryobacterium roopkundense genomic region harbors:
- a CDS encoding amino-acid N-acetyltransferase, which translates to MSTSEYTVRRARTSDVPGIQALVEPLVQQRILLGKDLVVFYEAVQEFRVAEDAAGNLIGCGAVHVIWEDLGEVRTLAVDAAWLGHGVGHALLERLEVDARELGLSRLFCLTFEVPFFSRNGFVDMGTETVDPAVYAELVRSHDEGVAEFLDLARVKPNTLGNTRMVKAVTALSG; encoded by the coding sequence GTGAGCACATCCGAATACACGGTGCGTCGTGCGCGCACAAGCGACGTTCCCGGCATCCAGGCGCTCGTGGAGCCCCTCGTGCAGCAGCGCATCCTGCTCGGCAAGGACCTCGTCGTGTTTTATGAGGCGGTACAGGAATTTCGTGTTGCCGAAGACGCCGCCGGCAACCTGATCGGCTGCGGCGCCGTGCACGTGATCTGGGAGGACCTCGGCGAGGTGCGTACCCTGGCCGTGGATGCCGCGTGGCTCGGCCACGGGGTGGGCCATGCCCTGCTCGAGCGCCTCGAAGTGGACGCGCGCGAACTCGGCCTGAGCCGCCTGTTCTGCCTCACCTTCGAGGTGCCGTTCTTCAGCCGCAACGGCTTCGTCGATATGGGGACTGAAACTGTCGACCCGGCGGTGTATGCCGAGCTCGTGCGCTCCCACGACGAGGGTGTGGCCGAGTTTCTCGACCTCGCACGCGTGAAACCGAACACTCTGGGCAATACCCGAATGGTCAAGGCTGTGACTGCCCTGTCGGGATGA
- the cls gene encoding cardiolipin synthase, with product MFGFDGLTITVLLAFIIDFAVRIVAIIVVPRNRRPMSGMAWLLTIFFIPYVGVLLFLLIGYRTLPKKRLAKQEEINRFIRESTEGMERVDRDQPWPSWLESVVELNRNLGAMPLVGDNRASLLGEYQESIDTMIADIDAARKYVHVEFYILSLDTTTAPFFDALENAVTRGVTVRVLMDHIQSMRKPGFRQTKQRLTDAGVSWELMLPVQPLRGKWQRPDLRNHRKLLIVDGLVGFMGSQNIIDRSYNMRRNIRRGLQWKDLMTRVEGPIVLGLNAIFITDWYSETDELLTRDVEPTVPNLGLEGLDCQVVPSGPGFKGENNLRLFLAMLYYAQDRIIITSPYFVPDEAMAYAITTATQRGIHVELFVSEIGDQALVYHAQRSYYEELLTAGVHIYMYQAPYILHAKHFTIDEDVAVIGSSNMDMRSFSLNMEVSLMVRGKSFVQDLRKMEDGYRANSTELTLETWLKQPLRSTVLDNLARLTSAVQ from the coding sequence ATGTTCGGTTTCGATGGCCTGACCATCACCGTACTGCTGGCTTTCATCATCGACTTCGCGGTGAGAATCGTGGCGATCATTGTCGTGCCGCGCAACCGACGGCCCATGTCGGGCATGGCGTGGTTGCTCACGATCTTCTTCATCCCGTACGTGGGCGTGCTGCTCTTTCTGCTCATCGGCTATCGAACGCTTCCGAAGAAGCGGCTGGCCAAGCAGGAGGAGATCAACAGGTTCATCCGCGAGAGCACCGAGGGTATGGAACGCGTGGACCGCGACCAGCCATGGCCTAGCTGGCTTGAATCCGTCGTGGAGCTCAACCGCAACCTCGGCGCCATGCCGCTCGTCGGTGACAACCGCGCGAGCCTCCTTGGCGAGTACCAGGAGTCGATCGACACGATGATCGCGGACATCGATGCGGCACGCAAGTATGTGCACGTTGAGTTCTACATCCTGTCACTCGACACCACCACAGCGCCGTTTTTCGACGCCCTGGAGAACGCCGTCACCCGCGGCGTCACCGTGCGCGTGCTGATGGACCACATCCAGTCCATGCGCAAGCCCGGCTTCCGGCAGACCAAGCAGCGTTTGACGGATGCCGGGGTGAGCTGGGAGCTGATGTTGCCGGTGCAGCCGCTGCGCGGAAAATGGCAGCGGCCCGATCTGCGCAATCATCGCAAGCTGCTGATCGTCGACGGTCTCGTTGGTTTCATGGGCTCACAGAACATCATCGACCGTTCTTACAACATGCGCCGCAACATCCGCCGTGGCCTGCAGTGGAAAGACCTGATGACCAGGGTCGAGGGGCCGATCGTGCTCGGGCTCAACGCGATCTTCATCACCGACTGGTACAGCGAGACCGACGAGCTGCTCACCCGCGATGTGGAGCCGACGGTGCCGAACCTCGGTCTGGAGGGCCTCGACTGCCAGGTGGTGCCGAGCGGCCCGGGGTTCAAGGGTGAGAACAACCTGCGCCTGTTCCTCGCGATGCTGTACTACGCGCAGGATCGAATCATCATCACGAGCCCGTACTTCGTGCCCGATGAGGCCATGGCCTACGCGATCACCACGGCGACACAGCGCGGAATCCACGTGGAGCTGTTCGTCTCCGAGATCGGCGACCAGGCCCTCGTCTACCATGCGCAGCGCTCCTACTATGAGGAGTTGCTCACGGCCGGTGTGCACATCTACATGTACCAGGCGCCGTACATCCTGCACGCCAAGCACTTCACGATCGACGAAGACGTGGCGGTGATCGGCTCAAGCAACATGGACATGCGCTCCTTCAGCCTCAACATGGAAGTGTCACTCATGGTGCGTGGCAAGTCTTTCGTTCAGGACCTGCGCAAGATGGAAGACGGCTACCGGGCCAACAGCACAGAACTCACGCTCGAGACCTGGCTCAAGCAGCCGCTGCGCTCGACAGTGCTCGACAACCTCGCGCGACTGACCTCCGCCGTTCAGTAG
- a CDS encoding ATP-dependent Clp protease ATP-binding subunit produces the protein MFERFTDRARRVVVLAQEEAKMLNHNYIGTEHILLGLIHEGEGVAAKALESLGISLDAVREQVQDIIGQGQQQPTGHIPFTPRAKKVLELSLREALQLGHNYIGTEHILLGLIREGEGVAAQVLVKLGADLNRVRQQVIQLLSGYQGKEQVQVGANEQPANTAGSQVLDQFGRNLTQSARDNKLDPVIGREKEIERVMQILSRRTKNNPVLIGEPGVGKTAVVEGLAQAIVKGDVPETLKDKQLYSLDLGSLIAGSRYRGDFEERLKKVTKEIRTRGDIIVFIDEIHTLVGAGAAEGAIDAASILKPLLARGELQTIGATTLDEYRKHFEKDAALERRFQPIQVNEPSLPHTINILKGLRDRYEAHHKVSITDGALVAAANLADRYVSDRFLPDKAIDLIDEAGARLRLSILSSPPELREFDEKIAVVRAAKELAIEEQDFEKAAGLRDEEKNLLGERLRLEKKWKSGDVKSTAVVDEGLIAEVLAQATGIPVFKLTEEESARLVFMEKALHQRVIGQEEAISALAKTIRRTRAGLKDPKRPSGSFVFAGPTGVGKTELAKALAEFLFDDEAAMISLDMSEYGEKHTVSRLFGAPPGFVGFEEGGQLTEKVRRKPFSVVLFDEIEKAHPDIFNSLLQILEEGRLTDGQGRVVDFKNTVIIMTTNLGTKDISGGPVGFQLEGDSTTGYERMAGKVKDELKKHFKPEFLNRVDEVIVFPQLTKPELLQIVDLFIKRLGVRLLDRDMTVELTVAAKEHLIEVGFDPTLGARPLRRAIQREVEDRLSEKILQGELNAGDHVHVDFVDGKFVFVTTSRSEAVGVGVNTSASVGTGPATPDLAITSD, from the coding sequence ATGTTTGAGAGATTTACCGACCGAGCTCGTCGCGTCGTCGTTTTGGCCCAGGAAGAGGCCAAGATGCTCAACCACAACTACATCGGCACGGAGCACATTCTGCTCGGTCTGATCCATGAAGGTGAAGGCGTTGCAGCCAAGGCTCTGGAGAGCCTCGGCATTTCGCTGGATGCCGTGCGCGAACAGGTGCAGGACATCATCGGTCAGGGTCAGCAGCAGCCCACCGGACACATCCCCTTCACGCCGCGTGCGAAGAAGGTTCTTGAGCTGAGCCTGCGCGAAGCGCTGCAGCTCGGCCACAACTACATCGGCACTGAGCACATCCTGCTCGGCCTCATCCGCGAGGGGGAGGGTGTTGCCGCTCAGGTTCTCGTGAAGCTCGGGGCAGACCTCAACCGCGTGCGCCAGCAGGTCATCCAGCTGCTGAGCGGCTACCAGGGTAAGGAGCAGGTGCAGGTCGGAGCCAACGAGCAGCCCGCCAACACAGCCGGCAGTCAGGTGCTCGACCAGTTCGGTCGCAACCTCACCCAGTCGGCGCGCGACAACAAGCTCGACCCGGTGATCGGGCGCGAGAAGGAGATCGAGCGGGTCATGCAGATCCTGTCTCGCCGCACCAAGAACAACCCCGTGCTGATCGGTGAGCCCGGCGTCGGCAAGACCGCCGTCGTGGAGGGTCTTGCCCAGGCCATCGTCAAGGGTGATGTTCCGGAGACGCTGAAAGACAAGCAGCTCTACTCCCTCGACCTCGGCTCGCTCATCGCCGGAAGCCGCTACCGCGGTGACTTCGAAGAGCGGCTGAAAAAGGTCACCAAGGAGATCCGCACCCGCGGCGACATCATCGTGTTCATCGACGAGATCCACACTCTCGTCGGTGCCGGCGCCGCAGAGGGAGCCATCGATGCCGCGAGCATCCTGAAGCCCCTACTGGCCCGCGGTGAGCTGCAGACCATCGGTGCGACGACCCTCGACGAGTACCGTAAGCACTTTGAGAAGGATGCAGCCCTCGAGCGCCGCTTCCAGCCGATCCAGGTCAACGAGCCGTCGCTGCCCCACACGATCAACATCCTCAAGGGCCTCCGGGACCGTTACGAGGCACACCACAAGGTGTCGATCACCGACGGCGCTCTCGTGGCAGCGGCGAACCTCGCCGACCGGTACGTGTCAGACCGTTTCCTGCCCGACAAGGCCATCGACCTGATCGACGAGGCCGGCGCCCGCCTGCGCCTGTCGATCCTGTCGAGCCCGCCCGAGCTGCGCGAATTCGACGAGAAGATCGCCGTGGTGCGCGCCGCCAAGGAACTCGCCATCGAGGAGCAGGACTTCGAGAAGGCGGCCGGGCTGCGCGACGAGGAGAAGAACCTCCTCGGCGAGCGTCTGCGCCTCGAGAAGAAGTGGAAGTCCGGAGACGTCAAGTCCACGGCGGTTGTCGACGAGGGCCTGATCGCCGAGGTGCTGGCCCAGGCCACCGGCATCCCCGTCTTCAAGCTCACCGAGGAAGAGTCCGCTCGCCTCGTGTTCATGGAGAAGGCGCTACACCAGCGCGTCATTGGTCAGGAAGAGGCCATCTCGGCGCTCGCCAAGACCATCCGTCGCACCCGTGCGGGCCTCAAGGACCCGAAGCGTCCCTCCGGTTCCTTCGTGTTCGCCGGCCCCACCGGCGTGGGCAAGACCGAGCTGGCCAAGGCGCTCGCCGAGTTCCTGTTCGACGACGAGGCTGCGATGATCTCACTCGATATGAGTGAGTACGGCGAGAAGCACACAGTGTCGCGTCTGTTCGGTGCTCCTCCCGGGTTCGTCGGCTTCGAAGAGGGCGGCCAGCTCACCGAGAAGGTGCGCCGCAAGCCGTTCTCTGTGGTGCTGTTCGACGAGATCGAGAAGGCTCACCCGGACATCTTCAACTCCCTGCTCCAGATTCTGGAAGAGGGCCGATTGACGGATGGCCAGGGACGCGTCGTCGACTTCAAGAACACTGTCATCATCATGACGACCAACCTCGGTACCAAGGACATCTCGGGTGGCCCCGTTGGTTTCCAGCTCGAGGGCGATTCGACCACCGGGTACGAGCGCATGGCCGGCAAGGTGAAAGACGAGCTGAAGAAGCACTTCAAGCCCGAGTTCCTCAACCGCGTCGACGAGGTCATCGTCTTCCCGCAGCTGACGAAGCCCGAGCTGCTTCAGATTGTCGACCTGTTCATCAAGCGTCTCGGCGTTCGCCTGCTCGACCGCGACATGACGGTTGAACTCACGGTCGCGGCCAAGGAACACCTGATCGAGGTGGGCTTCGATCCGACGCTCGGAGCACGTCCATTGCGTCGCGCGATCCAGCGCGAGGTCGAGGACCGTCTGTCGGAGAAGATCCTGCAGGGTGAGCTCAACGCGGGAGATCACGTTCACGTGGACTTCGTCGACGGCAAGTTCGTCTTCGTGACCACGTCTCGTTCAGAGGCCGTGGGTGTGGGAGTGAACACCTCGGCCAGCGTGGGCACAGGTCCGGCGACGCCAGACCTCGCCATCACGAGCGACTAG
- the lysS gene encoding lysine--tRNA ligase, with the protein METRMSMNPDAELTPAEMNEQKLVRLGKRDRLNAAATSPAGGAYPVSVPVTDTIPAVRARFGDLEADAVTGVTVGLAGRVVHSRNTGKLCFASLQSGDGTRIQAMVSLGEVGDESLAAWKDLVDLGDHVFVSGQVISSRRGELSIMVSEWQIAAKALLPLPNLHTELSEETRVRSRYLDLINREQARSNVIARSKAVASLRKTFTDLEFLEIETPMLQVMHGGASARPFATHSNAFDTELFLRIAPELFLKRAVVGGIDRVYEINRNFRNEGADSTHSPEFAMLEAYEAYGDYNSIADLTQKLIQDAAFAIAGSHVVTWADGTEFDLGGDWARISMYDSLSAAAGITITPETPIEELKALAAREELEIDHPIHGKYVEELWEHFVKGDLTRPTFVMDFPIDTSPLVRGHRSIAGVVEKWDLYVRGFELATGYSELVDPVIQRERFVEQARLAADGDPEAMRLDEEFLRALEHGMPPTGGMGMGIDRMLMALTGLGIRETILFPLVK; encoded by the coding sequence ATGGAGACCCGCATGAGCATGAACCCCGACGCCGAGCTCACCCCCGCCGAGATGAACGAGCAGAAGCTCGTGCGTCTGGGTAAGCGAGATCGCCTGAATGCTGCGGCCACCTCACCAGCCGGCGGCGCGTACCCGGTGTCAGTTCCCGTCACCGACACTATCCCGGCGGTTCGTGCCCGGTTCGGCGACCTCGAAGCGGATGCCGTGACCGGCGTTACGGTCGGCCTCGCCGGCCGCGTGGTGCACTCCCGAAACACCGGCAAGCTGTGTTTCGCAAGCCTGCAGTCCGGCGACGGCACCCGCATTCAGGCCATGGTCTCCCTCGGCGAGGTGGGCGATGAGTCGCTCGCCGCGTGGAAGGATCTCGTCGACCTCGGCGACCACGTGTTCGTCTCCGGCCAGGTCATCTCCAGCCGCCGCGGTGAGTTGTCGATCATGGTGAGCGAGTGGCAGATCGCCGCCAAGGCGCTGCTGCCCCTGCCCAACCTGCACACCGAACTCAGCGAAGAGACCCGCGTGCGCAGCCGCTACCTCGACCTGATCAACCGCGAGCAGGCGCGCAGCAACGTGATCGCCCGCTCGAAGGCCGTCGCGAGCCTGCGGAAGACGTTCACCGACCTCGAATTTCTGGAGATCGAAACGCCGATGTTGCAGGTGATGCACGGCGGGGCATCCGCTCGCCCGTTCGCCACGCACAGCAACGCCTTCGACACCGAGCTGTTCCTGCGCATCGCACCGGAGTTGTTTCTCAAGCGGGCCGTCGTCGGCGGCATCGACCGCGTCTACGAGATCAACCGCAACTTCCGCAACGAGGGCGCCGACTCCACGCACTCGCCTGAGTTCGCCATGCTTGAGGCGTATGAGGCGTACGGCGACTACAACTCGATCGCGGACCTCACCCAGAAGCTGATCCAGGACGCCGCTTTCGCTATCGCCGGATCACACGTTGTCACCTGGGCGGACGGCACCGAATTCGACCTCGGCGGCGACTGGGCACGCATCAGCATGTATGACAGCCTCTCGGCTGCGGCCGGTATCACGATCACGCCCGAGACGCCGATCGAGGAGCTCAAGGCCCTCGCAGCGCGCGAGGAACTTGAGATCGACCACCCGATCCACGGCAAGTATGTGGAGGAGCTGTGGGAGCACTTCGTGAAGGGTGACCTCACCCGGCCCACCTTCGTGATGGACTTCCCCATTGACACGAGCCCGCTTGTGCGCGGCCACCGGTCGATCGCCGGCGTCGTCGAGAAGTGGGACCTCTACGTGCGCGGCTTCGAACTCGCGACAGGCTATTCCGAGCTCGTCGACCCCGTCATTCAACGCGAGCGTTTCGTCGAACAGGCTCGACTGGCCGCAGACGGCGACCCTGAGGCTATGCGTCTCGACGAAGAATTCCTGCGTGCCCTCGAGCACGGCATGCCGCCGACCGGTGGCATGGGCATGGGCATCGACCGGATGCTGATGGCCCTGACCGGGCTCGGCATCCGTGAAACCATCCTGTTCCCCCTCGTGAAGTGA